A single Tenacibaculum sp. Bg11-29 DNA region contains:
- a CDS encoding Crp/Fnr family transcriptional regulator, which translates to MDALKFLLEELENQWEEEITIKRGDFLVRKHTINTNLYLVLEGSLRVFIEDEDQDHTIRFGYKNSIITALDCFLTNKPSLFYIQSLKKCKLKVISKQKYMSLIKADVKCQNTWNMMLESFVYQQIEREIDLITFSPQKRFQRVFKRSPQVFQEIPHKYIASYLRMAPETLSRILKNLD; encoded by the coding sequence ATGGATGCTTTAAAATTTCTTTTAGAAGAATTAGAGAATCAATGGGAAGAGGAGATAACTATAAAAAGAGGTGATTTTCTAGTAAGAAAACATACGATAAATACAAATTTATATCTCGTTTTAGAAGGGAGTTTAAGAGTTTTTATTGAAGATGAAGATCAAGATCATACAATTAGATTTGGTTACAAAAATTCTATAATAACTGCCTTAGATTGTTTTTTAACAAACAAACCTAGCTTATTTTATATACAAAGCCTTAAGAAATGTAAGTTAAAGGTTATAAGTAAACAAAAGTATATGAGCCTTATAAAGGCTGATGTGAAGTGCCAGAATACTTGGAATATGATGCTAGAAAGTTTTGTTTACCAGCAGATAGAACGTGAGATCGATTTAATAACTTTTTCACCACAAAAACGTTTTCAAAGGGTTTTTAAACGTAGTCCACAAGTATTTCAAGAAATACCTCACAAATACATAGCTTCTTATTTAAGGATGGCTCCTGAAACTTTATCGAGAATATTAAAAAATCTTGATTAG
- a CDS encoding phosphatase PAP2 family protein, whose protein sequence is MIENIIQKDKEFLIYLNNLGSENWDGFWLAITNQFHWTPLFVFLLYLIFRYLGLKKGLFTVLFLALLVTFSDQITNVIRGVFERLRPNNDPAIRDSLRTLIRPQSFSFASGHATTSTVVTVFLIMLLRKHTKYIKFLIMFPLIFAYSRLYLGVHFPIDILGGFINGVTIGYLSFKLHKFLINKIFN, encoded by the coding sequence ATGATAGAAAACATTATACAAAAAGATAAAGAATTTCTGATTTACTTAAATAATTTGGGGAGTGAAAATTGGGATGGATTCTGGTTAGCGATAACAAATCAATTTCATTGGACACCTTTGTTTGTTTTTTTACTTTATTTAATTTTTAGGTATCTAGGTTTAAAAAAAGGGTTATTTACAGTTTTATTTTTAGCTCTTTTAGTAACGTTTTCAGATCAGATAACAAACGTTATAAGAGGTGTTTTTGAGAGGTTGCGACCAAATAATGATCCAGCAATAAGAGACTCGTTAAGAACACTAATAAGACCCCAAAGTTTTAGTTTTGCCTCTGGTCATGCAACAACATCTACCGTTGTTACAGTTTTTTTAATTATGCTTTTACGAAAGCACACAAAATATATTAAATTTTTAATAATGTTTCCTTTAATTTTTGCATACAGTAGATTGTATTTGGGAGTTCATTTTCCAATAGATATATTAGGTGGTTTTATTAACGGTGTAACCATTGGGTATTTATCATTTAAATTGCATAAATTTTTAATAAACAAAATATTTAATTAA
- the aroC gene encoding chorismate synthase produces the protein MFNSFGNILKVTTYGESHGTAIGGVIDGFPAGMDVDFEAIQQELDRRKPGQSKIVTQRKEPDTVEFMSGIFEGKTTGASIGFVIKNTNQKSKDYNHNTNVYRPSHADYTYDKKYGVRDHRGGGRTSARETANWVVAGALAKQLIAHINIDAFTSSVGDIFIDKPYQDLDFSKIESNIVRCPDTVSAEKMIDKIHEIRKAGDTIGGTVTCVLQNVPVGLGEPIFHKLHAELGKAMLSINAVKGFEFGSGFCGAKMQGSEHNDIFNEDGTTQSNLSGGIQGGISNGMDIYFRVAFKPVATIMQNQQTINSDGELTEIHGKGRHDPCVVPRAVPVVEALAALVMADFWLIDRTRRV, from the coding sequence ATGTTTAATTCATTTGGAAATATTTTAAAAGTAACAACTTATGGTGAGTCACATGGTACTGCAATAGGAGGTGTTATAGATGGATTTCCAGCAGGAATGGATGTGGATTTTGAAGCAATTCAACAAGAATTAGATAGACGTAAACCAGGTCAGTCTAAAATTGTAACCCAACGAAAAGAACCAGATACTGTTGAATTTATGTCAGGTATCTTTGAAGGAAAGACAACAGGTGCTTCTATTGGTTTTGTAATAAAAAATACAAACCAAAAAAGTAAAGATTATAACCATAACACCAATGTATATCGTCCCTCACACGCCGATTATACATATGACAAAAAATATGGTGTAAGAGATCATAGAGGAGGAGGTAGAACTTCTGCACGTGAAACTGCCAATTGGGTTGTTGCAGGTGCATTGGCAAAACAGTTAATAGCACATATTAATATTGATGCATTTACATCATCAGTAGGTGATATATTTATAGATAAACCATACCAAGATTTAGATTTTTCTAAAATAGAAAGTAATATTGTAAGATGTCCTGATACCGTTTCTGCCGAAAAAATGATTGATAAAATTCATGAAATAAGAAAAGCAGGAGACACCATTGGAGGTACAGTAACCTGTGTTTTACAAAATGTTCCAGTAGGTTTAGGAGAACCTATTTTTCATAAATTACACGCTGAACTAGGTAAGGCAATGTTATCAATAAACGCAGTAAAAGGATTTGAATTTGGAAGTGGTTTTTGTGGAGCAAAAATGCAAGGGTCAGAACATAACGATATTTTTAATGAAGATGGTACTACTCAATCTAATTTATCTGGTGGTATTCAAGGAGGTATTAGTAATGGAATGGATATCTATTTTCGAGTAGCTTTTAAACCTGTTGCTACTATTATGCAAAATCAACAAACCATAAACTCTGATGGTGAGCTTACCGAAATACATGGAAAAGGTCGTCATGATCCTTGTGTAGTACCAAGAGCTGTACCTGTTGTTGAAGCTTTAGCAGCTTTAGTAATGGCTGATTTTTGGTTAATTGATAGAACAAGAAGAGTTTAA